GCGGCGCTCGCCCCATTCGCTTTGGGATCGGACACTCGCGGATCGATCTTGTGTCCGTCGTCCCATTGTGGGATTTCGGGATTACGGCCGAGCTTCGGACGAGTCAGCCGCTATGGAGCGATGGCGATTGCCTGGACGATGGATAAGCTTGGTCCGATGTGCCGTACAGCCGAAGATTGCGGTCTGGTGCTTTCTGCCCTCGCCGGGCACGATCCCAAGGATTACGACTCTCTCCCTCAGCATCTTGCCGCGTTTTCATATTCCGAATTCGGCTCTCGTCCGTTGCGAATTGGGAAAATCACCAACGCGTGGCGCAAGCTGCCTGCGGATCTCGAGAAGTCCGTTGACGACGCGATTTACGTGCTTGAGCAGCACGGGGCCAGGGTTCGCGAAGTACGCGTTCCCGACGGAGCTTACGAGGAAGCCGCGGAATTGACCATCCTCATAGAAGCTGCGTCGTCGTTTCAAGAACTTATCAAATCGGGAAAGTGCGCCGAACTCGACGATCCGCTGGGCCGCGTGAACGGTTATGCGAGCATGCAATTTTCGGCCAATGATTACCTGCAAGTGCAAAGAGTTCGAAAATTTCTGCAGGCAAACGTCGACAAACTCTTCGATGAGTTTGACGTGCTCACCACAGCGGCGCAAGACGGAGCTGCATCGCTGCTCCATGAGCCGCCCCCGAAGACACCAACTCCGCCGCGAGCGCGGCGAGGGCCTCGGCCTGCGCCGAGTCCGGAGCCCGACGGAGTCTCAAGCTTGTGTGGCCTGCCGGCGATCAGCGTGCCCTGCGGCTTCAGCGATAAGAAGCTGCCTTATGGAATCGTCTTTATGGCTCGCGCCCTTCAGGACGAGAAGGTGATCGCCGCCGCTCATCTTTTTCAGCAGCACACGGATTGGCATCGGCAACGTCCTCCGGTACCTGCATAAAGGCTAGTTCTTGGGCTTGACGACGCTTGGTATTCCGGAGAGGTTCCGCAGTCCCAAAATGGGCCGAGATGAGTTGTCTGGCAGCCTCTAACCTGCCACCCTCACTGCGCTCGTGATAACTCAGCGGGCCTTTCGAGGCGATTACACGTGGCTGACCGCCGCCTACGACGACAAAGTATACGGCGCATGGACGGAAACAATACCTCCTGCACCCGATGCTCCACAGCCTTCCCAGGGAAAAGGCCCGCGCTCGTTTACGGTCGTGCGAGTAGGCTTCGCGGATTTTTCTAAGGCAGCTTTAGGCTTGACGTGAGCAGTTGGATATTTTATACAGTTCAGGCCAAACCTCTAGCTGCCTGTGCGCACACTGAATCGATCGACCCATAGCTCCCAATTCCCGGCTCAGATCCGCCCTGTACTGCTTTGCCTGATCTGCTGCTGGATGTCGCTGCCACAGCTTGCCACTGCACAAGATCGACAACGCGCCGGCAAGCCAATCGGCAAAGTGTCAACGAACGGAAATCTCATTGTCCTCGAATTGGACGATGGAGTTCTCGGCCAGGAGCACCTTTTCGACCTCACCGGGAGGACTCTGCGCTTTACTCCTGGAGCCAGGGGTTATGGGGTTGAAAATCTTCCGCTCCAATGGGATTCCGATTTTGGGAACGAGATCTCAGACGCAGAAGTTACGTTGCACAAGTTCCAGTTTCCTTTTGCCGGAAAGCAGTGGAGCTCGTTTTCGACAGGAGCAAATGGATCGATTCGTTTTGGCGAACCCCAGCGCGAAAGCGAAGGCGCTCGTCGCGGATTCCCAGGATCCGGCAGCTTCCGTTTTGGGGGAGTCTCTCTCGCGCGCTTTGAGCAGTTATCCGAAGCTCCCGGCACGCTGATCAATTCGGTCTCAGGCATTTGTGTCTTCCTGAAACTGAGAATGTCCGGAAAAGGCTATGTAAAAGAGCTCGACGACCACGTCGTGGTTACCTGGGACGTGACCGAGCCGTGGGGCAACATTCAGGACTTCACCTGGACGAAAACCGTTAATCAATTTCAGGCTGCTCTATTTCGGGACGGCAAGATCACGATGTCCTACAAAGAGCTCTCCGCGAAGGACGCAGTCGTCGGTGTGTTCCCAATAGTCACGAACACTGCAGAAAAGACCATTGCCACTCTCACGAACAAACAGCGCTCTAGCGCCCCGGGATTTCTCGACTTACGCAAAGTAACAATCGCAAGCGTTGACGGCGTTTTTTTGAAGATCAATCTCGACACCACCGCGCCGGTGTTGAAAGAAGGCGATGCCAATCTGCCGGGCATTGGCTATCGCGTCCACTTCAATCCTCACGGCGGGTCTGCGGCTCAAGATTCAGAAACGGCCGATGTCGTTTGGACAGTGCGCGGCTTCGCGCCACGGCAGCGCAACGGTGGCGGAACGTCGAGATATGTTGCCTTTGGCCCGGGCTTATCCCGAGAGGTCAAGACAAGCGGCAACACCATTTCCATTCAGGGAATTCTGCCGCCCGGCCTTCGCGGCATTGCTCAGGTCGACGTCTCAGCCGAAGCCTTCGCCGCTGGAGATTCATCCAGGCCAGCCAGTCAGGCTGCGGCGGCGCGGTTGAAGCTGTCCTCCATCCGCAGTCCCGAAGTGGAATTCTCGAAACTCAAGCAGAGCGATGGTCTATATCCGATCGTGTATGAGTCGTTTCACTACTACTCACTGCCTAATCCCCGCGATTTGACTTGCAGCGTAATCAAAGCGCTCGGCGACAAGTTCGACTTCCTCGCCTACTACTCAGATTTTCGCGTGGACAATCAGGAGGCCGGCACGCCGAGCAATGGTCCGAGGGGCGGGAACGTGACCGGCATTGGCAGCGAGCAAGGCAATCTCGAGAGCTACTGCAGTCAGGGCAGGTTCCAGTGGCAATTCATTCAGCCGGTTTATGTGGGATCGAACCAGATGCAGGAGTATCCGCCTGTGGATGCTCCGGTTGGCAGCGATCATGACATTACCTTCTATACGCATCAGATTGGTGAGCGCACGCCCGACGGAAAGCTCCTTCCGTACGACTACGCAATGTCCCAAATTGGGCATGAGATGGGACACCGCTGGGGCGCCGACGACAGAGCCAAGGTCAAGGACGAAACCATTGAGTTAGGCCCGGTGCACTGGACGCGAGGATTGCAGGCGCCGGTAGCATTTCCGTTTCAGCGGCCGACCGAGGCCTCGGCTATGGGAGGCGGCGTCTGGCAAGACAATCATGATGGAACGTTTACGCAGCTCGATGATGACTACTACGTTCCCGCCACAGGCTGGTCGTATCTCGATCTCTATTCGATGGGAATGATTTCCGCGGCCGAAGTGCCGGACTTCTTTATTTTGAGAAATCTCCAACCGGCAGGTAAGGACGCCAACGGTCATCCGATTTTCAAGGCCGATCGCACGACAATCACTATCCAGGATGTGATTGCCGCCGAAGGTCCTCGCTCGCCCGATGTCGATCACGCGCAGAAGAACTTCAACACTGGTTTCGTAATGGTCGTGCAGCACGGGCAAACTCCAAGCAAAGAATTGATCGAACGAACGAACGGGATTCGCTCCGCGTGGATGGATTATTGGACGACCACGACCGGACATCGCTCAAAGATGACAGCAGATCCACGATAAAAAAGGAGATACATGGATCGTCGGGAATTTCTTCTGAAGGGAACTGCAAGCGCCGCTCTCTTGAGCCATGCCAGGGAGATGTACGCGGCGTTTGAGCAAAGCGAAGCGCCGGCAAGGAACTCTGCGCCGCCGGATGTCTCTGGATATACGCAAATCTCCGAGTTCACGCTCAACGGCACGCACTGGAAGGTCTACGAAGATTTGCGCGAGCGCGATGGCGCGATCACGTTCGTTTCGCCGAGCGGATCAAGAATCCTGGCAAAGAGCGCTGAGGCTGCGTTCGCGACCGACGATCCTCCTCATCTTGGATTGAGCATGGACGATATCGGTCTGTCCGGCCACGATCTGCTGGCCGAGAAGCTCCTGGCCGGCGGCGATGATCCTGACATAGAAGAGGTGAAAAAAGCCGCTCCTCCTCAAGGCTCATTTCGGCCACCCAGGCGGGAGGGACAGAATTTCCCTCCGCCGCGCTTTCGCTGGGACGCGTTCGTAGGCACGGTTCAGGCTGAGGATACGCAACCTGTATATCCAGGCGGCAACACTCGTACCTACCATCCCAGCCAGTACATTTCGGAAATTCGCGGTGACGTAGTCGAAAAGCGCTTCGACGGGTTGC
This sequence is a window from Terriglobales bacterium. Protein-coding genes within it:
- a CDS encoding Tat pathway signal protein, which translates into the protein MDRREFLLKGTASAALLSHAREMYAAFEQSEAPARNSAPPDVSGYTQISEFTLNGTHWKVYEDLRERDGAITFVSPSGSRILAKSAEAAFATDDPPHLGLSMDDIGLSGHDLLAEKLLAGGDDPDIEEVKKAAPPQGSFRPPRREGQNFPPPRFRWDAFVGTVQAEDTQPVYPGGNTRTYHPSQYISEIRGDVVEKRFDGLLGGWMPAVRKVFPLSDSYIEVVVFGDVEAHDKFIVQTWHRTAEIKDGKIARVYYGHSYPAYPPAHLDPKPEEFYRALLVFANYWDHQIRDLANASLPDSSFIDMAKHCFAKELMVRPHGVYPKYGAVDRDYYGSEYDG
- a CDS encoding amidase: MSEDLFFLSIRELGALIRKRQISPVDLAQQYLSRSEKLAPKYNAYVNLTSELALKQAKAAEEELASGHDRGPLHGIPYAAKDLVSVAGYPTTWGARPFREQKFDYNATVIEKLNAAGAVLIGKAAMIELAGGLGYTNGFASFTGPARNPWNTDYWTCGSSSGSGAIVSAALAPFALGSDTRGSILCPSSHCGISGLRPSFGRVSRYGAMAIAWTMDKLGPMCRTAEDCGLVLSALAGHDPKDYDSLPQHLAAFSYSEFGSRPLRIGKITNAWRKLPADLEKSVDDAIYVLEQHGARVREVRVPDGAYEEAAELTILIEAASSFQELIKSGKCAELDDPLGRVNGYASMQFSANDYLQVQRVRKFLQANVDKLFDEFDVLTTAAQDGAASLLHEPPPKTPTPPRARRGPRPAPSPEPDGVSSLCGLPAISVPCGFSDKKLPYGIVFMARALQDEKVIAAAHLFQQHTDWHRQRPPVPA